A DNA window from Pseudomonas sp. B21-056 contains the following coding sequences:
- a CDS encoding NAD(P)/FAD-dependent oxidoreductase, translating to MPAPLITIESTPQLPRSADAVVIGGGIIGVCAAYFMARQGMSVAVIEKGRIGAEQSSRNWGWCRQQNRDARELPLSTRSLALWEEITADLNEDLGFRRCGLFYLSDSQAELDGWAKWRDFALTQGVTTHMLSGAEATQRGAATGKPWLGGVFSPSDGIADPSRAAPLIAKGVIKHGGSIHQFCAARGVETEAGRVSGVITEKGVIKTRQVVMAGGAWASSFCAQLGIRFPQASVRSSIMSVMPGAQGLPDTLHTSDVTVTRRGDGGYTLAISGRACVDPTPQQLRFSSYFLPMFAKRWQMLSPGDLQGWQYGHETRRKWALDRPTPMERVRILDPRPSDAILKETLARARRLLPALGSVPIQAGWAGYIDSTPDGVPVIDEAQNLPGFILAAGFSGHGFGIGPGAGRLIAELASGTRPFVDHTQYSLARLNRGVWGKVSEF from the coding sequence ATGCCGGCCCCCTTGATAACCATTGAGTCCACACCGCAGCTGCCGCGAAGCGCCGATGCTGTCGTTATCGGCGGCGGTATCATCGGCGTATGCGCCGCCTATTTCATGGCCCGTCAGGGTATGAGCGTTGCTGTCATCGAGAAGGGCCGCATAGGTGCCGAGCAATCCAGCCGCAACTGGGGATGGTGCCGCCAGCAGAACCGCGACGCCCGCGAGCTGCCGTTATCGACCAGAAGTCTCGCGCTCTGGGAGGAGATCACCGCTGACCTGAACGAGGACCTGGGTTTTCGCCGCTGCGGATTGTTCTATCTTTCGGACAGCCAGGCCGAACTGGACGGTTGGGCAAAATGGCGGGATTTCGCGCTCACCCAGGGCGTCACGACTCATATGCTGAGCGGTGCCGAAGCCACGCAACGTGGCGCGGCAACCGGCAAGCCCTGGTTGGGTGGTGTATTTTCGCCGTCCGATGGCATCGCTGACCCATCGCGGGCGGCCCCGCTGATTGCCAAGGGTGTGATCAAGCATGGCGGTTCGATACACCAATTCTGCGCAGCCCGCGGCGTCGAGACCGAAGCCGGCCGAGTGTCGGGGGTCATCACGGAAAAGGGTGTGATCAAGACCCGTCAGGTGGTGATGGCTGGCGGCGCCTGGGCCTCTTCCTTCTGTGCCCAGCTTGGCATTCGCTTTCCCCAGGCGTCGGTGCGATCGAGCATCATGTCGGTCATGCCGGGAGCCCAGGGGCTTCCCGACACGCTTCATACCAGCGATGTGACCGTCACCCGGCGCGGGGACGGCGGCTATACGCTGGCTATTTCCGGACGGGCCTGCGTGGATCCGACGCCGCAGCAGCTTCGGTTCTCATCGTACTTTCTGCCGATGTTCGCCAAGCGCTGGCAAATGCTCTCGCCCGGTGATCTGCAAGGTTGGCAGTATGGACACGAGACGCGCCGCAAATGGGCGCTCGACCGACCTACACCGATGGAGCGCGTTCGTATACTCGACCCTCGCCCCTCAGATGCAATCCTGAAGGAAACCCTTGCCCGTGCGCGCCGGCTGTTGCCCGCCCTGGGCAGCGTGCCCATTCAGGCCGGTTGGGCAGGCTATATCGACAGCACCCCCGACGGTGTGCCGGTTATCGACGAAGCGCAAAACCTGCCGGGCTTCATTCTGGCCGCCGGCTTCTCGGGGCACGGCTTCGGCATAGGCCCCGGCGCCGGGCGCCTGATTGCCGAACTGGCGTCCGGTACGAGGCCATTTGTGGACCACACTCAGTATTCACTTGCCCGCTTGAACAGAGGTGTTTGGGGTAAGGTCTCCGAGTTCTGA
- a CDS encoding OprD family porin — MNVVKHSCLALAVTTTASQLAVAGQQEEAKGFIEESSLNLLNRNFYMNRDLRNGGSNSQGSNGAKPASERNGYREEWAQGAMLNFASGFTQGTIGFGTDAFAYGGAKLDTGRGRVGNGLLPISNNRTSDANVPDAYGEIGGAVKMRVSSTVLKYGEQRPTAPVFAMGDNRLLPEVATGFQLSSKEFDDLFLEAGHFTAYNGRNSTNSNDKLVTSYAGVEADSVDFVGGSYKVSDNLRLMAYTSRAEEVWRQYFGSASYTLPLADKQSLNFGLTAYKTNDEGQARAGKIDTTSWSAKAAYTFGPHKVSLAYQKIDGDETFDYIGVDSIWLANSVQYSDFNSPNERSMQIRYDIDMASFGVPGLSLMTRYVKGDQIDFTKADPNGAYFRAGADDEKQWERDIEAKYVVQSGSAKDLSLRLRQATHRSSSFESDVDEVRLIIEYPLSIL; from the coding sequence ATGAACGTCGTGAAACACAGCTGTCTCGCCCTGGCCGTCACCACCACGGCCTCGCAACTGGCCGTCGCCGGCCAGCAGGAGGAAGCCAAGGGGTTTATCGAGGAGAGCAGCCTGAATCTGCTCAACCGTAACTTCTACATGAACCGCGACTTGCGCAACGGCGGCAGCAACAGTCAGGGCAGCAACGGCGCCAAGCCGGCCAGTGAGCGCAATGGCTACCGTGAAGAGTGGGCGCAGGGCGCCATGCTCAACTTCGCATCAGGCTTCACCCAAGGCACCATAGGCTTCGGCACCGATGCCTTCGCTTACGGCGGGGCCAAGTTGGATACCGGTCGCGGTCGGGTCGGTAACGGCCTGCTGCCGATCAGCAACAACCGAACCTCCGACGCCAATGTGCCGGACGCCTACGGCGAGATCGGTGGAGCAGTGAAGATGCGCGTCTCCTCCACTGTGCTGAAGTACGGCGAACAGCGCCCGACCGCCCCGGTATTCGCCATGGGTGACAACCGCTTGTTGCCGGAAGTGGCCACCGGCTTCCAGCTGTCGAGCAAAGAGTTCGATGATCTTTTCCTCGAGGCCGGTCACTTCACCGCGTACAACGGCAGGAACTCGACCAACTCCAATGACAAGCTGGTCACCAGCTATGCGGGTGTCGAAGCCGACAGCGTGGACTTCGTCGGCGGCTCCTACAAGGTCAGCGATAACCTCCGGCTGATGGCCTACACCAGCAGAGCCGAAGAGGTCTGGCGCCAGTACTTCGGCAGCGCTTCCTACACCCTGCCGTTGGCCGACAAGCAGTCATTGAACTTCGGCCTGACGGCCTACAAGACCAACGACGAGGGGCAAGCCCGCGCCGGCAAGATCGACACCACCAGTTGGTCGGCCAAAGCCGCCTACACCTTCGGCCCGCACAAGGTCAGCCTGGCCTACCAGAAGATTGATGGCGACGAGACCTTCGACTACATCGGTGTCGACTCGATCTGGTTGGCGAACTCGGTGCAGTACTCCGACTTCAACAGTCCCAATGAGCGCTCCATGCAGATCCGCTACGACATCGACATGGCCAGTTTCGGTGTGCCGGGCCTGAGCCTTATGACCCGCTACGTCAAGGGTGACCAGATCGATTTCACCAAGGCCGATCCCAACGGTGCCTATTTCCGTGCCGGAGCCGACGATGAGAAGCAATGGGAGCGCGATATCGAAGCCAAATACGTGGTCCAGTCGGGTTCGGCCAAGGACCTGTCCTTGCGCCTGCGCCAGGCCACCCATCGCTCCAGCTCGTTTGAAAGCGATGTGGATGAGGTGCGGCTGATCATCGAATATCCGCTGAGCATCCTGTAG
- a CDS encoding GNAT family N-acetyltransferase encodes MSVSQKPSYRYRPMIAADVSAAHALSVRLKWPHRLEDWAMLQRIAEGFVAEDGDRLIGTAFTCPQGSYATIGLVIVSDDYQGQGIGRKLMDLALEACTPRTAILNATLAGAPLYISQGFVEFGHILQHQGQAQAIDPPALSDGEQCRSLTVSDRARLLELANAGSGLDRETVLNDLSDVVEHAVGIERDGQLRAFAILRPFGRGHCVGPIIAQNPEQAKHLIATLLARVPDQFFRIDTPADSGLSDWLDTAGLKQVDKVAQMARGTPPQSVGGVKQFSLVSQAIG; translated from the coding sequence ATGTCCGTCTCGCAGAAGCCATCGTATCGCTACCGTCCGATGATCGCCGCCGATGTATCAGCGGCCCACGCCTTGTCGGTCCGATTGAAGTGGCCTCACCGCCTGGAGGATTGGGCCATGCTGCAGCGCATCGCTGAGGGCTTCGTCGCCGAAGATGGCGATCGCTTGATCGGTACAGCATTCACTTGCCCACAGGGCTCCTATGCCACTATCGGCCTGGTTATCGTCAGTGATGATTACCAAGGCCAAGGCATTGGGCGCAAATTGATGGATCTGGCCCTGGAGGCCTGCACGCCACGCACGGCTATCCTCAACGCCACACTGGCCGGTGCCCCGCTTTATATCAGCCAGGGCTTTGTCGAGTTCGGTCACATCCTGCAGCATCAGGGCCAGGCGCAAGCCATCGATCCCCCTGCCCTGTCAGACGGTGAACAGTGTCGGTCCTTGACCGTATCCGACCGGGCTCGCCTACTCGAACTGGCCAATGCCGGCAGCGGTCTGGACCGGGAAACCGTACTCAACGATCTGTCCGATGTCGTCGAACACGCGGTCGGTATCGAACGCGATGGCCAACTTCGCGCATTCGCCATCCTGCGCCCCTTCGGCCGAGGCCACTGCGTCGGACCGATCATCGCGCAGAATCCGGAGCAGGCCAAACACCTGATAGCTACGTTGTTGGCACGGGTGCCGGATCAGTTCTTCCGCATTGATACTCCGGCGGATAGCGGCCTGTCCGACTGGCTCGACACAGCGGGTCTGAAACAGGTCGACAAGGTTGCGCAGATGGCACGCGGGACGCCCCCTCAGTCCGTCGGCGGCGTCAAGCAATTCTCCCTGGTGAGCCAGGCCATTGGCTGA
- a CDS encoding cupin domain-containing protein, producing MSEPISVLLARADGTPVSTAFIPGPLGAGDPFGAQRKTAYTGPGDITAGVVEARGQFNVDEYPYAEMIVVHSGRVILQSHDSTLDLGPGGSAVIGRGSPLRVEVQGDAVWAFCADIQSIGERSPGLTLLDPLAALSSSNPPDAEILLSPTPQCRSHSMFVEEPTNLIIGVWDSTPYTRRSRPHKLHELMHLIEGSVTLQAEDGSELVVNAGDTVFVPKGVPCAWKSTVYVRKLYVVK from the coding sequence ATGTCAGAACCCATCTCAGTGCTGCTGGCTCGCGCCGATGGCACCCCTGTCTCGACTGCCTTTATCCCTGGTCCATTGGGCGCCGGAGATCCTTTCGGCGCGCAGCGCAAAACCGCCTACACCGGCCCGGGAGATATCACCGCCGGGGTGGTCGAGGCCCGTGGCCAGTTCAACGTCGATGAGTATCCTTATGCCGAGATGATCGTGGTCCATTCCGGACGAGTCATCCTGCAGAGCCATGACAGTACTCTTGATCTGGGCCCCGGCGGCAGCGCCGTGATCGGCCGCGGCTCGCCGCTGCGGGTTGAGGTGCAGGGGGATGCCGTTTGGGCGTTCTGCGCCGATATCCAGAGCATCGGCGAACGCAGTCCAGGTCTCACGCTGCTCGACCCGCTCGCCGCGCTCTCCTCCTCCAATCCCCCGGACGCCGAGATTCTGCTCAGCCCGACACCGCAATGCCGCTCACACAGCATGTTCGTCGAAGAACCAACCAATCTGATCATTGGCGTCTGGGATTCGACACCCTATACACGCCGATCGCGCCCCCACAAGCTGCATGAGCTGATGCACCTGATCGAGGGCAGCGTCACCCTGCAGGCGGAGGACGGCAGTGAGCTGGTGGTCAACGCCGGCGATACGGTATTTGTGCCCAAAGGCGTTCCATGCGCCTGGAAGAGCACCGTCTACGTTCGCAAGCTTTACGTCGTCAAATAA
- the tatA gene encoding twin-arginine translocase TatA/TatE family subunit encodes MGIGGISIGKFLIILLIVIMLFGTKRLRGLGSDIGDTIKGFRKAMGDDNKSAIEEHPTDQAKKY; translated from the coding sequence ATGGGAATAGGCGGCATCAGTATCGGCAAGTTTCTGATCATCCTGCTGATCGTGATCATGCTGTTCGGCACCAAACGCCTGAGGGGGTTGGGCTCGGATATCGGCGACACGATCAAGGGGTTCCGCAAGGCCATGGGAGATGACAACAAGTCAGCCATTGAAGAACACCCTACGGACCAGGCGAAAAAGTACTGA
- a CDS encoding aldehyde dehydrogenase family protein, whose translation MTTQSSNPYSVDPQMCRQFYINGMWSSPDHLVTQQVFNPATEEVIAEVARGSTEDVDRAVAAARTAFADWSATSVETRVSILGKIHELILERKEVLAQALSLEMGAAIGFARSMQVPLAAEHVRVARDVLSTYQFQKVENGTAIQREAIGVCGLITPWNWPLYQITAKVAPAIAAGCTVVLKPSELSPLSALLFAQLLHDAGLPPGVFNLVNGSGVNVGAAMAAHPDIDMISITGSNRAGALVVQAAAPTAKRVTQELGGKSPNVLLPDTDFAKAVPPGVMSAFRNVGQSCSAPTRMIVPRNRLAEVEALAAATANAIVVGDPQSEETVLGPIANKAQFDRVQAMIEMGLSEGAKLICGGPGRLQGFEKGFYTRPTIFSDVDNAMNIAQEEIFGPVLCIIPYDTVEEAIAIANDTVYGLGAHVQGQDLEAVRAVASRIRAGQVLLNYPAWNPLAPFGGYKRSGNGREFGVHGFEEYTEVKAIVGFG comes from the coding sequence ATGACGACCCAATCTTCGAACCCCTACAGCGTCGACCCGCAAATGTGTCGGCAGTTTTATATCAATGGCATGTGGTCGTCGCCGGACCACCTGGTTACACAACAGGTGTTCAATCCGGCGACCGAGGAAGTGATCGCCGAAGTCGCTCGGGGTTCCACCGAAGACGTCGACCGGGCAGTGGCGGCCGCGCGCACCGCGTTTGCCGATTGGTCCGCCACCTCGGTGGAAACCCGCGTTTCGATCCTGGGAAAAATTCATGAGCTGATCCTGGAGCGCAAGGAAGTGCTGGCCCAGGCATTGTCGCTGGAGATGGGCGCGGCCATTGGTTTCGCACGGTCCATGCAGGTGCCGCTGGCCGCCGAACACGTTCGGGTGGCCCGTGATGTGCTGTCCACGTATCAATTTCAGAAGGTCGAAAATGGCACCGCCATTCAACGCGAGGCCATTGGTGTCTGCGGCCTTATCACACCGTGGAACTGGCCGCTTTACCAGATCACTGCCAAAGTCGCCCCGGCAATTGCCGCCGGTTGCACGGTGGTACTCAAGCCCAGCGAACTCTCACCGCTGAGCGCCCTGCTGTTCGCCCAACTGCTGCATGACGCGGGACTGCCGCCGGGCGTGTTCAACCTTGTGAACGGCAGCGGGGTCAACGTCGGCGCGGCCATGGCAGCTCACCCCGATATCGACATGATTTCCATCACCGGCTCCAACCGTGCAGGCGCACTGGTAGTCCAGGCTGCCGCCCCCACGGCTAAACGCGTCACCCAGGAGCTGGGCGGCAAGTCGCCGAATGTGCTGCTGCCAGACACTGACTTCGCCAAGGCCGTGCCTCCCGGCGTGATGTCGGCGTTCCGTAATGTCGGCCAGTCATGCAGTGCGCCGACCCGGATGATCGTGCCCCGCAACAGGCTGGCGGAAGTTGAAGCGTTGGCCGCCGCGACGGCCAACGCCATCGTCGTTGGGGATCCACAATCGGAAGAAACGGTACTCGGCCCTATCGCCAACAAAGCTCAGTTCGATCGCGTGCAGGCCATGATCGAGATGGGCCTGTCTGAGGGTGCAAAACTGATCTGCGGCGGACCAGGACGCCTGCAAGGTTTCGAGAAAGGTTTTTACACCCGACCGACCATTTTCTCGGACGTCGACAACGCCATGAACATTGCCCAGGAGGAGATCTTCGGACCGGTGCTGTGCATCATCCCCTATGACACAGTGGAAGAGGCCATCGCCATCGCGAACGACACCGTCTACGGCCTCGGTGCCCATGTGCAAGGCCAGGACCTCGAAGCGGTACGCGCCGTGGCCTCGCGCATCCGCGCCGGACAGGTGCTGTTGAACTACCCGGCGTGGAACCCGTTGGCGCCGTTCGGTGGCTACAAGCGCTCAGGCAATGGTCGGGAATTCGGTGTTCATGGGTTTGAGGAGTACACCGAGGTCAAAGCGATTGTCGGGTTTGGCTGA
- a CDS encoding GFA family protein: MDRFTGGCLCGNVRFEASGRPYRVGLCHCLDCRKHHGALFYAAAMFPQDAVKVEGETRDYAGRCFCPRCGSPVFARSGDEIEVNLGSLDAPDQLLPTYECWTVRREAWLPAFPLTRYEHDRETKGRFEE, from the coding sequence ATGGACCGATTCACCGGCGGCTGCCTGTGCGGCAACGTTCGCTTCGAAGCGTCGGGACGCCCGTACCGGGTTGGCCTCTGCCACTGTCTCGACTGTCGCAAGCACCATGGCGCGCTTTTTTACGCCGCCGCCATGTTCCCCCAGGACGCGGTGAAAGTCGAAGGTGAAACCCGCGATTACGCCGGTCGCTGCTTTTGCCCCCGCTGCGGCTCGCCGGTCTTTGCCCGCAGCGGTGACGAGATCGAAGTGAACCTGGGAAGCCTGGATGCCCCTGACCAATTGCTGCCTACCTACGAATGCTGGACCGTGCGTCGCGAGGCGTGGCTGCCGGCGTTTCCGTTGACGCGATACGAGCATGACCGGGAGACGAAAGGTCGGTTCGAGGAGTAG
- a CDS encoding CPBP family intramembrane glutamic endopeptidase: MIAEGLVVLLDYALYLLPGLTLLGLWFGLTPKSQVGLRIAILILAFVLMRDAMTPLRMWFLNDDMQIGFLANPFLLASLGGLSLALVALIRRLSAQLWQLVVVFKGNRLAGLLLGIVAGCLIGLPLRLYQGVEAGVIPGYWTWLAGMAVLAYGANALEEVLFRGLLQGYLEQHISALRAALTSAVAFSACHTFLALSVTQLGWPVLLFTLIEGLACGLIRMRYGVVASTAAHGTAILLIAVPMVGSQ; the protein is encoded by the coding sequence ATGATCGCCGAAGGACTCGTTGTACTGCTGGACTATGCACTTTACTTGCTACCGGGCCTCACCCTCCTGGGCCTCTGGTTCGGTCTGACGCCGAAGAGCCAGGTCGGATTGCGCATCGCGATCCTGATCCTGGCGTTCGTGTTGATGCGCGACGCAATGACGCCGCTGCGCATGTGGTTCCTCAATGACGACATGCAAATCGGCTTCCTCGCCAATCCGTTCCTGCTGGCTTCACTGGGAGGGTTGTCGCTGGCGTTGGTCGCGCTGATCCGGCGTTTGTCTGCGCAATTGTGGCAGCTCGTCGTTGTGTTCAAGGGCAACCGACTGGCTGGACTGCTGCTGGGTATCGTCGCGGGGTGCTTGATCGGTTTGCCCTTGCGGCTTTACCAAGGCGTCGAAGCGGGCGTCATTCCAGGCTACTGGACCTGGCTGGCGGGCATGGCGGTATTGGCCTACGGCGCCAACGCGCTGGAAGAAGTGCTGTTTCGCGGATTGCTGCAAGGTTATCTGGAGCAGCACATCAGCGCGTTGCGGGCGGCGTTGACCAGTGCCGTGGCGTTTTCGGCGTGCCATACGTTCCTGGCGCTGAGCGTCACCCAACTCGGTTGGCCCGTCCTGCTGTTTACCCTGATCGAAGGGCTGGCGTGCGGGCTCATTCGCATGCGTTATGGGGTCGTGGCGTCGACTGCCGCCCATGGGACTGCGATATTGCTGATTGCAGTGCCGATGGTGGGGAGTCAGTAA
- a CDS encoding LysR family transcriptional regulator has protein sequence MDRFDAMQAFVRVVEAGSFTKAAETLHMSKTTVTQLVQQLEARLRVKLLNRTTRKVNVTAQGAVYYQRVLRLLADMEDAETSLSEAQALPRGRLRVDVPSPLAALILMPALPTFHERYPDIQIDMGVSDRIVDIIDESVDCVVRGGELTDQSLIARRIGDLELGVFAAPSYLARVGTPAHPRDLEDSQHRIVGFLWARTGKAVPYAMHNDNEHLHINGRYTLAVDDGNAYLAAGLAGLGVLWLPKYMSRPHEAKGELVPLFQTWRIDPMPLYLAYPPNRHISARLRVFIEWMGKLMAQHAPLADRRAL, from the coding sequence ATGGATCGTTTTGACGCGATGCAGGCATTCGTCCGGGTGGTGGAGGCGGGCAGCTTCACCAAGGCCGCCGAAACCTTGCACATGAGCAAGACCACCGTGACCCAACTGGTGCAGCAGTTGGAGGCGCGCCTGCGGGTCAAGTTGCTCAACCGCACGACACGCAAAGTCAACGTCACTGCCCAGGGCGCCGTCTATTACCAACGGGTGCTGCGGCTGCTGGCCGACATGGAGGATGCCGAAACCAGTCTGTCCGAGGCCCAGGCGCTGCCCAGGGGACGGTTGCGGGTAGACGTCCCGAGCCCACTGGCCGCCCTGATCCTGATGCCGGCGCTACCGACCTTCCATGAGCGCTACCCGGACATCCAGATCGACATGGGCGTCAGTGATCGCATCGTCGATATCATCGATGAAAGCGTCGATTGCGTGGTGCGTGGCGGCGAGCTGACGGATCAGTCGCTGATCGCCCGGCGCATCGGTGACCTTGAGCTGGGCGTCTTCGCGGCGCCGAGTTACCTGGCACGTGTCGGCACCCCCGCGCATCCACGCGACCTTGAAGACTCCCAGCATCGCATCGTCGGCTTCCTGTGGGCCCGTACCGGCAAAGCCGTGCCCTATGCCATGCACAACGACAATGAACACCTGCACATCAATGGCCGCTACACCCTGGCTGTCGACGACGGCAACGCCTACCTCGCGGCGGGCCTGGCGGGGCTGGGGGTGCTGTGGCTACCCAAATACATGTCCCGGCCCCACGAAGCGAAAGGCGAACTGGTGCCGCTTTTCCAAACGTGGCGCATAGACCCGATGCCGCTCTACCTGGCGTACCCGCCGAACCGGCACATCAGCGCCCGGTTGAGGGTGTTCATCGAATGGATGGGGAAACTGATGGCGCAACATGCGCCCCTCGCAGACCGCCGAGCTTTGTAA
- a CDS encoding RidA family protein, which yields MTPRDVVFPPGRQALYERNRYSPAIRSNGFLFVSGQVGSTDDGSPEPDLEVQVRRAFTNLEAILAAADCTFDDVVDVTVFMVDPESKFETIWKVVPEFWGNAPHPTLTAVGVTWLYGFQFEIKVIARLPDAVR from the coding sequence ATGACACCCCGTGATGTCGTTTTCCCACCTGGACGCCAGGCGCTTTACGAGCGCAATCGATATTCGCCGGCGATCCGCTCCAATGGTTTTTTGTTCGTCTCGGGCCAAGTCGGCAGCACCGACGACGGTTCACCGGAACCCGACCTGGAGGTTCAGGTCCGGCGTGCCTTCACGAACCTGGAGGCAATTCTCGCCGCTGCCGATTGCACCTTTGACGATGTGGTGGACGTCACCGTTTTCATGGTCGATCCCGAATCGAAGTTCGAGACCATCTGGAAAGTAGTGCCTGAATTCTGGGGCAACGCACCGCACCCGACGCTGACGGCGGTGGGGGTGACGTGGTTGTATGGGTTTCAGTTCGAGATCAAGGTGATTGCCAGGTTGCCTGACGCTGTGCGGTGA
- a CDS encoding IS110 family transposase: MAMPIPLVKPIVGVDVAKDELVMYHAETDQLEIVPNNKTAINKWLKALSMQVDIAIEATNIYHLEFADLAHKAGCVIYMVGGYELSHYRKGVNVRAKTDALDARLLARYLKNEGQELHPWNPPSPLYRRLVSLFRRRAAVVQARVSLSQSWANEPLLKAAFKRQIGAMQRLETLVEKKIQDELKDAGLLGQLKRCMKVEGIGLLTGARLLTSFQRGDFKNADAFIAFLGLDLRISQSGRKQGRRCLTKRGDPEARRLLHNAAMSARRTERWKGFYEALLARGMSTTQAMVALSRKLARVVFALLQNQSEYLPERHLKASHAP, translated from the coding sequence ATGGCAATGCCGATTCCCCTCGTCAAGCCGATTGTGGGTGTGGATGTCGCCAAGGATGAGTTGGTGATGTATCACGCCGAAACCGATCAGCTTGAGATAGTCCCCAATAACAAAACCGCGATCAATAAGTGGCTTAAGGCCTTGTCCATGCAGGTGGATATCGCCATTGAGGCCACCAATATCTATCACCTGGAGTTCGCCGATCTGGCTCACAAGGCCGGCTGCGTGATCTACATGGTCGGTGGCTATGAGCTTAGTCACTACCGCAAAGGCGTGAACGTGCGCGCCAAAACCGATGCACTGGATGCTCGCCTGTTGGCCCGTTACCTGAAGAACGAAGGCCAGGAACTGCATCCCTGGAACCCGCCATCGCCCTTGTATCGCCGGCTCGTAAGCCTTTTCCGGCGCCGTGCGGCTGTGGTCCAGGCCCGTGTCAGTCTGAGCCAAAGCTGGGCGAACGAGCCGTTACTCAAAGCCGCGTTCAAACGCCAGATAGGCGCGATGCAACGGCTGGAAACCCTGGTCGAAAAAAAGATCCAGGATGAGCTGAAGGACGCAGGCTTGCTGGGTCAGCTCAAGCGCTGCATGAAAGTTGAAGGCATTGGCCTGTTGACCGGCGCCCGGTTGCTCACCTCGTTTCAGCGGGGGGATTTCAAAAATGCCGATGCCTTCATCGCTTTTCTGGGGCTGGACCTGCGCATATCGCAATCAGGGCGAAAACAGGGTCGCCGCTGCTTGACCAAACGAGGTGATCCAGAAGCTCGCCGACTGCTGCACAACGCAGCGATGTCGGCAAGGCGCACGGAGCGATGGAAGGGGTTCTATGAGGCGTTATTAGCCCGGGGGATGAGTACAACTCAGGCCATGGTGGCGCTGTCGCGCAAGCTTGCCCGCGTAGTATTCGCTCTGCTGCAGAATCAGAGCGAATACCTGCCAGAAAGGCATTTGAAGGCTAGTCATGCACCATAG
- a CDS encoding Mor transcription activator family protein — MTEFRSKGPELLTDLTEHIAVALVELVSMEDAAARHVAQEVSDRMAAHWGGQNLYFPMGLSVKLSRRDRQIYDEFNGTNHSELARKWGVSLQWIYKIVKAVRKDEIARRQVDMFASLSDD, encoded by the coding sequence ATGACTGAGTTCAGAAGCAAAGGCCCCGAACTGCTCACGGATCTCACCGAGCACATCGCCGTTGCGCTCGTTGAGCTGGTATCGATGGAGGACGCCGCCGCTCGCCACGTTGCGCAGGAAGTCTCTGACCGCATGGCGGCGCACTGGGGCGGCCAGAACCTCTATTTTCCGATGGGGCTGTCGGTCAAGTTGAGCCGCCGGGATCGCCAGATCTACGACGAATTCAACGGCACCAACCATAGCGAACTGGCGCGCAAGTGGGGGGTGTCGCTTCAGTGGATCTATAAGATCGTCAAGGCGGTCCGAAAGGATGAGATAGCGCGCCGTCAGGTTGATATGTTTGCCTCGCTCAGTGACGATTGA